One region of Dokdonia sp. 4H-3-7-5 genomic DNA includes:
- the pyrH gene encoding UMP kinase: MKYKRILLKLSGEALMGDRQYGIDPNRLAEYAEDIKAVTEKGVEVAIVIGGGNIFRGVAGASKGMDRVQSDHMGMLATVINGLALQDALEQANVKTRLQTAIKINEVAEPFIRRKAMAHLNKGRVVIFGGGTGNPYFTTDSAAVLRAIEIEADVILKGTRVDGIYNSDPEKNTDAIKYDHISFDDVLRKGLKVMDTTAFTLSQENELPIIVFDMNTRGNLMKVVSGDAIGTTVN; this comes from the coding sequence ATGAAATATAAAAGAATATTACTTAAACTTTCTGGTGAGGCCTTAATGGGAGATCGCCAGTACGGAATAGATCCTAACCGTCTTGCAGAATATGCAGAAGACATTAAAGCAGTAACAGAAAAAGGTGTTGAAGTTGCTATTGTTATAGGTGGCGGAAATATATTTAGAGGTGTAGCGGGAGCTAGCAAAGGAATGGATCGCGTACAAAGTGATCACATGGGAATGCTTGCCACTGTAATAAACGGTCTTGCACTTCAAGACGCACTAGAACAAGCAAACGTAAAAACAAGATTGCAAACAGCTATTAAAATTAATGAAGTGGCTGAGCCTTTTATACGTCGTAAAGCAATGGCACATCTCAATAAAGGACGTGTGGTTATCTTTGGTGGAGGTACAGGTAATCCTTACTTTACTACAGACTCTGCTGCGGTATTGAGAGCAATCGAGATAGAGGCAGATGTTATTTTAAAAGGAACGAGAGTAGATGGTATTTACAACTCGGATCCTGAGAAAAATACAGATGCTATTAAGTATGATCATATCTCTTTTGACGATGTGCTACGCAAAGGATTAAAGGTGATGGACACTACGGCTTTTACATTAAGTCAAGAAAATGAGTTACCTATTATTGTTTTTGATATGAATACTCGTGGCAACTTGATGAAAGTGGTCTCTGGTGACGCTATAGGTACTACCGTAAACTAA
- the frr gene encoding ribosome recycling factor, which yields MNEDLKFIIDTAKEAMDDAIVHLAKRLLTIRAGKASPAMLQGLMVNYYGSPTPLSQVANVNTPDGRTITVQPWEKSLMQEIEKAIINANLGFNPMNNGENIIINVPPLTEERRKDLVKQARAEAEDSKVGVRNDRKNANNDIKKVDDASDDEKANAEVDIQKLTDIHIKKIEDVLSKKEAEIMTV from the coding sequence ATGAACGAAGATTTAAAATTTATAATAGATACTGCCAAAGAAGCAATGGACGATGCCATTGTACACTTAGCAAAACGATTACTTACTATACGTGCTGGAAAAGCAAGCCCGGCAATGCTACAAGGTTTAATGGTTAACTATTACGGAAGCCCTACTCCTTTGAGTCAAGTGGCAAATGTAAACACTCCAGATGGTCGTACGATTACTGTACAACCATGGGAAAAAAGCCTTATGCAAGAGATTGAAAAGGCTATTATAAATGCAAACCTAGGCTTTAACCCAATGAATAACGGGGAAAACATTATCATTAATGTACCGCCACTTACAGAGGAAAGACGTAAAGATCTTGTAAAACAAGCGCGTGCAGAGGCAGAAGACTCAAAAGTAGGTGTGCGTAATGATCGCAAAAACGCAAATAATGATATCAAAAAAGTAGATGACGCATCTGATGATGAAAAGGCAAATGCAGAAGTAGATATCCAGAAGCTTACTGATATTCATATCAAGAAAATAGAAGACGTTCTTAGCAAGAAAGAAGCTGAGATCATGACTGTATAA
- a CDS encoding DUF5686 family protein has protein sequence MRQFIIVYLLCLSFTAIAQNEPDVQRIINQAIENKVKNDPREVLASYTYDVYEKTVITDSLNGSTHNFFSEKVSQLQFTGDQQFSENIIGYQLAGFKNPRYEVFAVNVQSRSFYDDDFVIFNNRYAGILSTRGMRNYNYSVTSSAVNGDYQVSFSPKKPKKIPGLTGTMTLDKNTLAIKGVQVRITDKLNIILNQEYTYIEDANIYLPKQRELFLDKGSEDRKLSFFKGRISIGTIENEVLEDMVTRKFLVATTRMSNYNVNKEVTIPDSKYAITFKEGASEQPESFWQNYRTTPLSSKDERSFSELERIVNAENIERRLGTTNNFSIGYFSFDAFDFDLTYPVKFNNYEGLRLGLGGVTNESFSKRFRIEGYAAYGFKDQDIKYGIGAGYLLDPDKGAWISGTYNSDLEEVGNYAYLTDRRVYSLFEPRLVNITQFYKHRTTRLNLEYRLTPQLLSELQIAHRRLDQTTPYRYNNDGNIIRNYDISEATASFRWSPSNKYLKTENDIVPVYEGYPIISGQVSQAIDGLGGDLAFTKLAAKVFYRVDRLNKSATEFLVEGNVGFGDLPITHLFHAFPNAPTKETILQRFSVAGVNSFETMFFGEFFSDKLLTAQVKHRLAPFNISKSFKPELVFISRFAIGDISNPEDHLDIGEFGSLSKGYTETGFELNKLLFGFGTSLTYRYGAYHLPNWGDNIAFKFTFNLKL, from the coding sequence ATGCGTCAGTTTATAATTGTCTATCTCTTATGCTTAAGTTTTACTGCGATAGCTCAGAATGAGCCAGACGTGCAGCGCATTATCAATCAAGCAATTGAAAATAAAGTTAAGAACGACCCGAGAGAGGTACTCGCTTCTTATACATATGACGTTTATGAGAAAACGGTAATTACAGACAGCCTTAATGGAAGTACGCATAACTTCTTTTCTGAAAAAGTAAGCCAACTTCAATTTACAGGGGATCAACAGTTTTCGGAGAATATTATTGGATATCAGCTTGCTGGTTTTAAGAATCCGCGATACGAGGTGTTTGCTGTAAACGTACAATCAAGATCATTTTATGATGATGACTTTGTAATTTTCAATAATCGATATGCGGGAATTCTCTCAACAAGAGGAATGCGCAATTATAATTACAGTGTTACTTCTAGCGCTGTAAATGGTGATTACCAAGTAAGTTTTAGCCCTAAAAAACCTAAGAAAATTCCTGGGCTTACTGGGACAATGACCTTAGATAAAAACACACTCGCTATAAAAGGCGTGCAAGTGCGTATTACAGATAAGCTTAACATTATTCTTAATCAAGAGTACACCTACATAGAAGACGCAAACATTTATTTACCGAAACAGCGAGAATTATTTCTTGATAAAGGAAGTGAAGATCGCAAGCTTTCTTTCTTTAAAGGGCGTATCTCTATAGGTACTATAGAAAACGAAGTGCTGGAAGATATGGTCACTCGTAAGTTTCTTGTAGCTACTACAAGAATGAGTAATTACAATGTGAACAAGGAGGTTACCATTCCAGATTCTAAGTATGCGATTACTTTTAAGGAAGGTGCAAGCGAGCAACCAGAATCGTTCTGGCAAAACTATCGCACGACACCGTTATCTAGCAAAGATGAACGCAGTTTCTCAGAACTAGAGCGCATTGTAAATGCCGAAAACATAGAACGTCGATTAGGGACTACTAATAATTTTAGTATTGGTTATTTTAGCTTTGACGCCTTTGATTTTGACCTTACCTATCCTGTAAAATTCAATAATTATGAGGGTTTGAGACTTGGACTTGGCGGAGTGACTAATGAGTCTTTCTCTAAGCGTTTCCGCATAGAAGGCTATGCTGCTTATGGATTTAAAGACCAAGATATCAAGTATGGTATAGGTGCTGGTTATCTTCTCGATCCAGACAAGGGAGCATGGATTTCTGGAACGTACAACAGTGACCTAGAAGAAGTAGGTAATTATGCATACTTAACAGATCGCCGTGTGTATTCCCTCTTTGAACCACGCCTAGTAAACATCACCCAGTTTTATAAACACCGCACTACCCGTTTAAATCTAGAATACAGATTAACACCACAATTGCTTTCTGAGTTGCAAATTGCTCATAGAAGACTAGATCAGACAACACCTTATCGCTATAATAACGATGGGAACATCATACGTAATTATGATATTTCTGAAGCAACAGCCTCTTTCCGCTGGAGTCCATCTAATAAATATTTAAAAACAGAAAATGATATTGTCCCTGTTTATGAGGGCTACCCTATAATTTCTGGTCAGGTATCTCAAGCTATTGATGGTCTAGGAGGGGATCTTGCATTTACAAAACTTGCCGCCAAAGTATTTTACAGAGTAGACAGACTCAACAAATCTGCTACGGAGTTTCTGGTAGAAGGAAATGTTGGTTTTGGAGATTTACCTATCACCCACCTATTCCACGCATTTCCTAATGCTCCTACTAAGGAAACGATACTTCAGCGTTTTTCGGTGGCTGGGGTTAATAGTTTTGAGACTATGTTTTTTGGTGAATTCTTTTCAGACAAGCTGCTTACTGCTCAGGTAAAACATAGACTGGCGCCATTTAATATCTCTAAGAGCTTTAAACCAGAATTGGTTTTTATAAGCCGATTTGCCATAGGAGATATAAGTAACCCAGAAGATCATCTCGACATTGGAGAGTTTGGTTCGCTTAGTAAAGGTTATACAGAAACTGGTTTTGAACTCAACAAGCTGCTTTTTGGTTTTGGAACGAGTCTCACCTACCGTTACGGAGCTTACCATTTACCTAACTGGGGAGATAACATTGCGTTTAAGTTTACATTCAATCTCAAACTGTAG
- a CDS encoding efflux RND transporter permease subunit — translation MAKFLSKGFWESVASLILRNRPLILILIVGFTIFLGFQWRNMRFTYTEANLLPDDHEVNLEYQNFKDKFGEEGNLIVLGIQDERLFTPEVLTAWNDLSAKIAKADAVALSLSLKDLKILDKQENPQRFDLVPFMTDSTLTAESAASYRKLLFDDLPFYENLIYNKETGTVRSAVYLKKDLINTPARLDFVVNDLMPAIATFEKDYDIDVRTSGMPYIRTLNAQNIIDEIGIFVGAALLVTSFIFFFFFRSYRATFISMITVIIGVMWAFGFLGLLGYEITVLTAIIPPLIIVIGIPNCIFLINKYQQEYKNHGNQVKALQRVITKVGNATLMTNITTASGFATFILTESSLLSEFGVVASINIIAIFLLSLLIIPIIYSYMSPPKEKHLKHLGKTWIEGFVNWMERMVRTRRTAIYGSSVLLLALSIVGIYQIRISGSLIEDMPKKADFYKDIKFFEEEFDGIMPLEILIDTKKKQGVMKLATLKRMEELSATIEEQPELSAPISIVNLVKYAKQAYFNGNPKYYQLPTSNERNFILPYAKSFDNDQNLMGAYVDSTGQYARITTFMKDVGTDKMERAEENIQLKIDKLFPEERYEVTMTGTALVFQKGTDYLVMNLVISLSLAILLIALFMAWMFKSLRMIIVSLIPNLLPLLVTAGMMGFIGIPIKPSTILVFSIAFGISVDDTIHFLAKYRQELKANKWKIKKSVYGSLRETGVSMFYTSIVLFFGFSVFMISSFGGTVALGGLVSATLLFAMLANLLLLPSLLLSLEKEIANKDTFKEPALQIVEREGDEETADKELE, via the coding sequence ATGGCAAAATTTCTGAGTAAAGGTTTTTGGGAGTCTGTAGCGAGTTTAATACTACGCAATCGTCCTTTGATTCTCATTCTTATTGTGGGTTTCACCATTTTCTTAGGTTTCCAATGGCGCAATATGCGCTTTACCTATACAGAGGCAAACTTACTTCCTGACGACCATGAAGTAAATCTAGAATACCAGAATTTTAAAGATAAATTTGGTGAAGAGGGAAACCTCATCGTGTTAGGAATACAAGACGAACGTCTATTTACTCCTGAAGTCCTCACTGCTTGGAATGACTTATCTGCAAAGATTGCAAAGGCAGACGCTGTTGCATTATCCCTTTCTCTTAAAGATCTCAAGATATTAGATAAACAAGAAAATCCGCAGCGATTTGATCTTGTTCCCTTCATGACAGACAGCACGCTCACTGCCGAAAGTGCTGCTAGTTATAGAAAATTACTCTTTGATGATTTACCATTTTATGAAAATCTGATTTACAACAAAGAGACAGGTACGGTGCGCTCTGCAGTGTATCTTAAGAAAGATTTAATCAACACCCCAGCGCGTTTAGACTTTGTAGTAAATGATCTTATGCCCGCTATCGCGACTTTTGAAAAAGACTACGATATCGATGTGCGCACCAGTGGGATGCCATACATACGAACGCTCAATGCTCAAAATATTATTGATGAGATAGGCATATTTGTAGGTGCAGCATTGCTAGTTACTTCTTTTATATTCTTCTTTTTCTTTAGATCATACAGAGCAACCTTTATCTCCATGATTACGGTAATAATAGGTGTGATGTGGGCTTTTGGGTTTCTAGGATTACTAGGATATGAGATCACAGTACTTACAGCTATTATCCCGCCGCTTATTATTGTGATTGGGATTCCTAACTGTATTTTCTTGATTAATAAATACCAGCAAGAATATAAAAATCACGGTAACCAAGTGAAAGCATTACAACGTGTAATTACCAAAGTAGGTAATGCGACCTTGATGACTAACATTACCACGGCATCTGGATTTGCTACTTTTATTCTTACTGAGAGTTCGCTACTAAGCGAGTTTGGTGTTGTCGCGAGTATTAATATCATCGCTATATTTTTACTTAGCTTACTTATCATTCCTATCATTTACAGTTACATGTCTCCTCCTAAGGAGAAGCACCTTAAACACCTAGGTAAAACTTGGATAGAAGGGTTTGTAAACTGGATGGAGCGCATGGTACGTACAAGACGTACTGCAATTTATGGATCAAGTGTATTATTACTTGCACTGAGTATTGTAGGTATATATCAAATACGTATTTCTGGTTCGCTTATAGAAGACATGCCTAAAAAAGCTGATTTCTATAAGGATATAAAGTTTTTTGAGGAAGAATTTGATGGGATCATGCCATTAGAAATTCTGATTGACACCAAGAAAAAACAAGGAGTCATGAAGCTTGCCACGCTTAAACGCATGGAAGAGCTAAGCGCTACCATAGAGGAGCAACCAGAACTCTCTGCTCCTATATCTATTGTAAACCTTGTGAAGTATGCAAAGCAAGCATACTTTAATGGGAATCCTAAATATTACCAACTACCTACAAGTAACGAGCGCAATTTTATACTGCCGTATGCAAAGAGTTTTGACAATGATCAAAATCTCATGGGAGCCTACGTAGATAGTACGGGTCAATATGCTAGAATTACTACCTTCATGAAAGATGTAGGTACTGATAAAATGGAGCGCGCTGAAGAAAATATCCAATTAAAAATAGACAAGCTCTTTCCAGAAGAACGATATGAGGTTACCATGACAGGTACTGCACTCGTTTTTCAGAAAGGAACAGATTACCTAGTAATGAACCTTGTGATAAGTCTATCACTTGCCATCTTACTCATCGCATTATTTATGGCGTGGATGTTTAAGTCGCTACGTATGATTATAGTGTCTCTCATTCCCAACTTATTACCACTGCTAGTTACGGCGGGCATGATGGGCTTTATAGGCATCCCTATCAAGCCATCTACAATACTTGTTTTTAGTATTGCCTTTGGTATTTCTGTAGATGATACGATTCACTTTCTGGCCAAATACCGTCAAGAGCTCAAAGCTAACAAATGGAAGATCAAAAAATCTGTTTACGGTTCGCTACGTGAGACAGGTGTAAGTATGTTTTACACCTCAATTGTATTATTCTTTGGCTTCTCTGTGTTCATGATTAGTAGCTTTGGGGGAACTGTAGCACTAGGTGGTCTTGTAAGTGCTACTCTATTATTTGCAATGCTAGCTAACCTTTTACTATTACCGTCACTGTTGTTATCCCTAGAAAAAGAGATTGCAAACAAGGACACCTTTAAAGAACCTGCACTACAAATTGTAGAACGTGAGGGTGATGAAGAAACTGCTGACAAAGAGCTTGAGTAA
- a CDS encoding pyridoxamine 5'-phosphate oxidase family protein, whose translation MTDQYFKEAQDELQLGVNKKGHPFRYTTMGTVDASGVPALRTVILRQVTDDFKLRIYTDSRSNKVAQLLQNDVTSLLFYHPKKLLQIKVTGNASIITDPVELQRYYSGVQPSSKKDYTTTDAPGAEISNPDAVDYLENTHYFTIIEIAPTHLEFLQLKRPNHIRASFTLEDGTWKGQFLNP comes from the coding sequence ATGACAGATCAGTATTTTAAGGAAGCACAAGACGAGTTACAACTTGGCGTCAACAAAAAGGGACACCCGTTTAGGTACACCACTATGGGAACGGTAGATGCTTCTGGAGTTCCTGCGCTTAGAACAGTTATACTAAGACAAGTTACAGACGATTTTAAACTGAGAATTTATACTGACAGTAGATCCAATAAAGTAGCTCAGTTACTACAGAATGATGTCACTAGCTTGCTCTTCTACCATCCTAAAAAGTTGCTGCAGATTAAAGTTACAGGAAACGCGTCTATCATTACAGATCCCGTAGAGTTGCAACGCTACTACAGCGGCGTGCAGCCTTCATCAAAAAAAGATTACACTACTACTGATGCTCCTGGCGCAGAGATTTCAAACCCAGATGCAGTAGACTACCTTGAGAACACCCACTACTTTACTATTATTGAGATTGCACCTACACATTTAGAGTTTCTTCAGCTTAAGAGACCTAACCATATTAGAGCGAGTTTTACACTTGAAGATGGAACATGGAAAGGGCAGTTTTTAAACCCTTAA
- the asnS gene encoding asparagine--tRNA ligase, with protein sequence MTHTPIIALLESDKIHQEFTVKGWVRSFRGNQFIALNDGSTINNLQCVVDFENTDEALLKRITTGAAVAIKGTLEESQGGGQRIEIKVKDIQIEGDADPQELKNTILSPKRHTLEKLREQAHLRVRTNTFGAVMRLRSKLSFAIHEYFNKNGYFHAHTPIITGSDAEGAGEMFRVSALDPENPPRTEDGKIDYSKDFFGKETNLTVSGQLEGETYALGLGKIYTFGPTFRAENSNTSRHLAEFWMVEPEMAFCDLDGNMDLAEDFIKYVINYALENCQDDLEFLENRLIQEDKSKPEADRAPMPLREKLNFIVDNNFKRVSYTEAIDILRNSKPNKKKKFKYPINEWGADLQSEHERYLVEKHFNCPVILFDYPANIKAFYMRLNEDGKTVRAMDVLFPGIGEMVGGSQREERLDVLKEKMAALDISEEELSWYLDTRKFGTCTHSGFGLGFERLVLFVTGMTNIRDVIPYPRFPGHAEF encoded by the coding sequence ATGACACATACGCCTATTATAGCGCTACTCGAAAGTGACAAAATTCATCAAGAATTTACTGTAAAAGGATGGGTAAGATCCTTCCGCGGAAACCAGTTTATCGCACTTAATGATGGTTCTACTATTAATAACCTTCAGTGTGTAGTCGATTTTGAAAATACAGACGAAGCACTTTTAAAGCGTATCACGACAGGTGCTGCCGTTGCCATCAAAGGAACCTTAGAAGAAAGTCAAGGTGGAGGGCAACGTATAGAAATAAAAGTAAAAGATATCCAGATTGAGGGAGATGCAGATCCTCAAGAATTAAAAAACACGATACTCTCTCCTAAGCGTCACACACTAGAGAAACTACGTGAGCAGGCACACTTAAGAGTTCGCACTAATACCTTTGGCGCTGTAATGCGTTTACGCTCAAAGTTATCGTTTGCCATACACGAGTATTTTAATAAAAATGGCTACTTCCATGCACATACGCCTATCATTACCGGTAGTGATGCAGAGGGAGCTGGTGAGATGTTTCGCGTAAGCGCACTGGATCCAGAAAATCCGCCGCGCACAGAAGATGGAAAGATTGATTACAGCAAAGACTTCTTTGGTAAAGAAACGAACCTTACGGTTTCTGGACAGCTAGAAGGAGAGACTTATGCATTAGGACTTGGGAAGATTTATACCTTTGGACCAACCTTTAGAGCAGAAAACAGTAACACTTCTCGTCACCTTGCAGAGTTCTGGATGGTAGAACCAGAGATGGCTTTTTGTGATCTAGATGGTAACATGGATCTTGCCGAAGATTTTATCAAGTATGTAATTAACTACGCGCTAGAAAACTGTCAAGATGATCTTGAGTTTCTAGAAAACAGATTAATTCAAGAAGATAAAAGTAAGCCAGAAGCAGATCGTGCGCCTATGCCACTGCGCGAGAAACTTAACTTTATAGTAGACAACAACTTTAAGCGTGTAAGCTATACGGAGGCAATTGACATCTTGCGTAATAGTAAGCCTAACAAGAAGAAAAAGTTCAAATACCCGATCAATGAATGGGGAGCAGATTTACAGTCTGAGCATGAGCGTTACCTTGTAGAAAAGCACTTTAACTGCCCAGTAATCTTATTTGATTACCCAGCAAACATCAAGGCGTTTTACATGCGTCTTAACGAAGATGGTAAGACCGTACGTGCTATGGATGTACTTTTCCCTGGAATAGGTGAGATGGTAGGAGGATCACAGCGTGAGGAGCGTCTAGACGTTCTTAAAGAAAAAATGGCTGCCTTAGATATCTCTGAGGAAGAGCTTTCTTGGTACCTAGACACTCGCAAGTTTGGAACGTGTACGCACAGTGGTTTTGGTCTTGGTTTTGAGCGCCTTGTGCTATTTGTAACGGGAATGACAAACATACGTGACGTAATACCTTACCCACGTTTTCCTGGTCACGCGGAGTTTTAG